One region of Termitidicoccus mucosus genomic DNA includes:
- a CDS encoding MGH1-like glycoside hydrolase domain-containing protein, whose translation MSQPSGNGRVLTTTRAQGWNTWDTRSVLNHVLMPEGLSLRLSFCHHGMLTMIEDTAFGPKSVGATAGVKLAESEIAARRVRVRPGPHALDGGYTALTVEMGDARISVESARVGERDLVLLIKTSHSGPRPPSMAVEGAFLWNKPGHFIMSAPRVIGARAAGFEMDIYCTEIPATEGFLARRFPSWVLGLAGDVGISTSRDRGMAEIAALVNAAREQEAASRARFGAAAERQAGARACLAWNTVYEPLYKRVITTPSRQWNVDRLGYGIFCWDSFFLGWLLALDDAELAWSCVREVFREMVDGEFVPNVVNGSGRSSLDRSQPCIGGLGVLALHELRPNGKYLREVWRPLLAWNRWWDKARKNRLGLLSPGSHPFEPRVGDLAEVLQPNTLRGAKLEGGPDNAPMWDDIPFDTATHLMALADVGLNALYILDCEALARLARELGLEAEARELDARGAAYRDALGRLWNEDAGIFQNVRTDTGEFTPRTSPTCFYPLLTGAVTGRQADAMLERHLLNEAEYWGEWVIPSVPRSDPAYPEQHYWRGRIWAPLNFLVYLGLKRAGRHEAAAELARRSTELYERNWRESGGLFENFSAVTGRGGDVELCDPMCPWTGLLVLMELFENKTVPLPSLFLDRMNRIDKN comes from the coding sequence ATGAGTCAGCCATCGGGAAACGGACGCGTCTTGACGACCACACGCGCGCAGGGATGGAATACTTGGGACACGCGCAGCGTGCTCAACCACGTGCTCATGCCGGAGGGTTTGTCGCTGCGGCTTTCGTTCTGCCACCACGGCATGCTCACCATGATCGAGGACACGGCGTTCGGGCCGAAATCGGTGGGCGCGACCGCCGGCGTGAAGCTGGCGGAATCGGAAATCGCCGCGCGGCGCGTGCGCGTGCGTCCGGGGCCTCACGCGCTGGACGGAGGCTATACGGCGCTGACCGTGGAGATGGGCGACGCGCGCATCAGCGTGGAAAGCGCGAGGGTGGGGGAGCGGGACTTGGTGTTGTTGATAAAAACAAGCCACTCCGGGCCGAGGCCGCCCTCGATGGCGGTCGAGGGGGCGTTCTTGTGGAACAAGCCGGGGCATTTTATAATGTCCGCGCCGCGCGTGATCGGCGCGCGCGCGGCGGGTTTTGAGATGGATATATATTGCACGGAGATCCCGGCGACGGAGGGGTTTCTGGCCCGGCGTTTCCCGAGCTGGGTGCTGGGTCTTGCGGGCGATGTCGGCATTTCCACGTCGAGGGACCGGGGCATGGCGGAAATCGCCGCCTTGGTAAACGCGGCCCGCGAACAGGAGGCGGCGAGCCGCGCGCGTTTCGGGGCCGCGGCGGAGCGGCAGGCCGGCGCGCGCGCATGCCTGGCGTGGAACACCGTATATGAGCCTTTATATAAACGCGTCATCACCACGCCGTCGCGCCAGTGGAACGTGGACCGGCTCGGCTACGGCATTTTTTGCTGGGACAGCTTTTTCCTCGGCTGGCTGCTGGCGCTTGACGATGCGGAGCTGGCATGGAGCTGCGTGCGCGAGGTTTTTCGGGAGATGGTGGACGGCGAATTCGTGCCCAATGTCGTCAACGGCAGCGGGCGCAGCTCGCTCGACCGCTCCCAGCCGTGCATCGGCGGGCTGGGCGTGCTGGCGCTGCACGAATTGCGCCCGAACGGGAAATACCTGCGCGAGGTCTGGAGGCCGCTGCTGGCGTGGAACCGCTGGTGGGACAAGGCGCGCAAAAACCGGCTCGGCCTGCTTTCGCCCGGGTCGCATCCGTTTGAGCCGCGGGTCGGCGACCTGGCGGAAGTTCTGCAACCCAACACGCTGCGCGGCGCGAAGCTGGAGGGCGGGCCGGACAACGCGCCGATGTGGGACGATATTCCGTTTGACACCGCGACGCACCTGATGGCGCTGGCCGATGTCGGGCTGAACGCGCTTTATATTCTGGATTGCGAGGCGCTCGCGCGGCTGGCGCGGGAGCTGGGGCTGGAGGCCGAGGCGCGCGAACTGGATGCGCGCGGCGCCGCCTATCGCGACGCGCTCGGGCGGCTCTGGAACGAGGACGCGGGCATCTTCCAAAACGTGCGCACCGACACCGGCGAATTCACCCCGCGCACCTCGCCGACCTGTTTTTACCCCTTGCTCACGGGCGCGGTGACCGGGCGCCAGGCGGATGCGATGCTGGAGCGGCATTTATTAAACGAGGCGGAGTATTGGGGCGAGTGGGTCATCCCGTCGGTGCCGCGCTCCGACCCCGCGTATCCGGAACAGCACTACTGGCGCGGCCGCATCTGGGCGCCGTTGAATTTCCTGGTGTATCTCGGGCTGAAGCGCGCCGGCCGCCACGAGGCGGCAGCGGAGCTCGCGCGGCGCTCGACGGAATTATACGAGCGCAACTGGCGCGAAAGCGGCGGACTGTTCGAGAATTTCTCGGCGGTCACCGGGCGCGGCGGCGACGTGGAGTTGTGCGACCCGATGTGCCCCTGGACGGGGCTGCTGGTGTTGATGGAGCTGTTCGAAAACAAAACCGTCCCGCTGCCGTCATTGTTCTTAGACAGAATGAACAGAATCGATAAAAATTAA
- a CDS encoding beta-L-arabinofuranosidase domain-containing protein — translation MNTRILLALAGAFFPALVTPALSDIEWMARPPTAPGNSHYVGNRAPLQPSSFIKLPPGAVRPEGWIREVLVRQRNGLAGHLHEVSNYLNKENNAWLSPDGEGKNKFEEVPYWLKGFSSMGYILGDDAVIKEARTWIEGALASQREDGYFGPWFDRAGLPDLWGNMIMLWCLQSYYEYSGDGRVLGLMKNYFQWQLRQPEDKFLKTSRPWEKLRAGDNLYSVYWLYNITGEKWLLELAEKIHRSAANWRQESDLPIWHNVDIAQGFREPAIWWMQSGEAPDLRAAYNNFWLIRRAFGQVPGGMFGGDEHSRIGHIDPRQAAETCGMVEQMASDELLLRITGDPMWAENCEDVAFNTYPAAFMPDYKALRYFTAPNQIIGDNATHHPAIHSVEAKRAGYFLYNPTAHRCCQHNHTQGWPYYAGHLWLATADNGLAAVLFGASSARAKVANGVEVTVTERTAYPFEEQVSFEIGVPRKTDFPLYVRIPAWCDGASIAVNGAGEKTGLAAGGYVRIRREWADGDRVVLKLPMRLQARQWDVNQRSLSINYGPLTFSLKIAENYNKIDSMSVAKSEKNRIQKQVDWSRWPAWELKPGSAWNYALACDMKNLESSFQVVKRPWPEDNYPWTHESAPVELRAKGARVPDWTPTATGFCPVLPLYPAKTDGRLEDITLIPMGAARLRISAFPPLAAE, via the coding sequence ATGAACACCAGAATACTGCTCGCACTTGCCGGAGCCTTTTTCCCCGCTCTTGTTACGCCGGCATTATCGGACATCGAGTGGATGGCCCGCCCGCCAACCGCCCCGGGGAACAGTCATTATGTCGGAAATCGTGCGCCGCTTCAGCCGTCGTCCTTTATAAAGCTGCCGCCGGGCGCGGTGCGGCCGGAGGGCTGGATTCGCGAGGTGCTCGTCCGGCAGCGCAACGGCCTCGCCGGGCATCTCCACGAAGTCAGCAATTATCTGAACAAGGAAAACAACGCCTGGCTGAGCCCCGACGGCGAGGGCAAAAACAAGTTCGAAGAAGTCCCTTACTGGCTGAAGGGATTCTCCAGCATGGGCTACATTCTCGGCGACGACGCGGTGATCAAGGAGGCGCGCACCTGGATCGAGGGCGCGCTCGCCAGCCAGCGGGAGGACGGCTATTTCGGGCCGTGGTTCGACCGGGCCGGGCTGCCCGACCTGTGGGGCAACATGATCATGCTGTGGTGCCTCCAGTCGTATTACGAGTATTCCGGCGACGGGCGTGTCCTGGGATTGATGAAAAACTATTTCCAATGGCAGCTCCGCCAGCCCGAGGACAAATTTTTGAAAACATCGAGGCCGTGGGAAAAGCTCCGCGCCGGGGACAATCTCTACAGCGTTTACTGGCTGTATAATATTACCGGCGAGAAATGGCTCCTGGAGCTCGCGGAAAAAATCCACCGCAGCGCGGCAAACTGGCGGCAGGAAAGCGACCTGCCCATCTGGCACAATGTCGATATCGCGCAGGGCTTTCGCGAGCCTGCGATCTGGTGGATGCAGAGCGGGGAGGCGCCGGACCTGCGCGCGGCCTATAATAATTTCTGGCTGATACGGCGCGCGTTCGGGCAGGTGCCGGGCGGGATGTTCGGCGGCGACGAGCACTCGCGCATCGGCCACATCGACCCGCGCCAGGCGGCCGAGACCTGCGGCATGGTCGAGCAGATGGCGTCGGACGAGCTGCTGCTGCGCATCACGGGCGACCCGATGTGGGCGGAGAACTGCGAGGATGTCGCGTTCAACACCTATCCGGCGGCGTTCATGCCGGATTACAAGGCGCTGCGCTATTTCACCGCGCCGAACCAGATCATCGGCGACAATGCGACGCACCATCCCGCGATTCATTCGGTCGAGGCGAAACGCGCGGGATATTTTTTATATAATCCCACGGCGCACCGGTGCTGCCAGCACAACCACACGCAGGGCTGGCCGTATTATGCCGGGCATTTGTGGCTGGCCACGGCGGACAACGGCTTGGCGGCGGTTTTGTTCGGGGCCTCGTCGGCGCGGGCCAAGGTTGCGAACGGCGTCGAGGTGACCGTCACCGAGCGCACGGCCTATCCGTTTGAGGAGCAAGTGAGCTTCGAGATCGGCGTGCCGCGAAAGACGGATTTTCCTTTATACGTGAGAATCCCCGCGTGGTGCGACGGCGCGAGCATCGCGGTGAACGGCGCCGGGGAAAAGACGGGGCTGGCGGCGGGCGGCTATGTGCGCATCCGGCGCGAATGGGCGGACGGTGACAGGGTGGTGCTGAAGCTCCCGATGCGCCTTCAGGCGCGGCAGTGGGATGTGAACCAGCGCAGCCTGAGCATAAATTACGGCCCGCTCACGTTCTCGCTCAAGATTGCGGAGAACTATAACAAAATCGATTCGATGTCGGTTGCGAAAAGCGAGAAAAACAGAATCCAGAAACAGGTTGACTGGAGCCGGTGGCCCGCGTGGGAGCTGAAGCCCGGCAGCGCGTGGAATTACGCATTGGCATGCGACATGAAAAACCTGGAGTCGTCATTCCAGGTCGTCAAAAGGCCGTGGCCGGAGGATAATTATCCGTGGACGCACGAAAGCGCGCCGGTCGAGCTCAGGGCGAAGGGGGCGCGCGTTCCGGACTGGACGCCGACCGCGACGGGATTTTGCCCCGTGCTGCCGCTTTATCCGGCTAAAACCGACGGGAGGCTTGAGGACATCACGCTCATTCCGATGGGCGCGGCGCGGCTGCGCATCTCGGCGTTTCCCCCGCTGGCCGCCGAATAA
- a CDS encoding alpha/beta hydrolase, which produces MKGVLQVRWRLVAVMITIACAGIIAARAADAAPLLHRVVNLWPDGSPNNPAQGPRPTMEIFYPISPGHAIPAVIVICPGGGYGSLSPYEKLFAEYFRMLGYTAAVVNYRVKTRHPAPYADAARAIRLLRSQAGELKVPAHNLALMGGSAGGHLAALVATRPTVYRDANDDLAATVSARPDRLILAYPVISAVLGQTGNSKTFPRLLGDSPSDALKKAVSPELHVTKQNPPAFIFHAADDDLISVDNSIVFAKACWAAGVPAELHVFPRGGHGRLFAYSADVTWRWRELLRDWLAAWPLTDAAPPK; this is translated from the coding sequence ATGAAAGGCGTTTTGCAAGTCCGGTGGCGTCTCGTCGCCGTCATGATCACGATTGCCTGCGCGGGGATTATCGCCGCGCGGGCGGCGGATGCGGCGCCCTTGCTGCACCGCGTGGTGAATCTCTGGCCGGACGGCAGCCCGAATAATCCTGCGCAGGGGCCGCGCCCGACGATGGAGATTTTTTATCCCATCTCGCCCGGGCACGCCATCCCGGCGGTGATCGTGATCTGCCCCGGCGGCGGCTACGGCAGCCTGAGCCCCTACGAAAAATTGTTCGCCGAATATTTTCGCATGCTCGGCTACACGGCGGCCGTGGTGAATTACCGCGTGAAAACACGGCACCCTGCGCCCTATGCCGATGCCGCGAGGGCCATCCGTTTGCTGCGCAGCCAGGCCGGGGAATTGAAGGTGCCGGCGCACAACCTCGCGCTCATGGGCGGAAGCGCGGGCGGCCATCTGGCCGCGCTGGTGGCCACGCGCCCGACGGTGTATCGCGATGCCAATGACGATCTGGCGGCGACGGTCTCCGCCCGCCCGGACAGGCTGATCCTCGCGTATCCGGTGATCTCGGCGGTGCTGGGGCAAACCGGAAACTCCAAAACATTTCCCCGCCTGCTCGGGGATTCGCCGTCGGACGCATTAAAAAAAGCGGTGTCGCCGGAATTGCACGTGACGAAGCAGAATCCGCCCGCGTTCATATTTCACGCGGCGGATGATGATTTGATTTCAGTGGACAACAGCATCGTGTTCGCCAAGGCGTGCTGGGCCGCCGGCGTGCCGGCGGAGCTGCATGTGTTCCCGCGCGGCGGCCACGGACGGCTTTTCGCCTATTCCGCCGACGTGACGTGGCGCTGGCGCGAATTGCTCCGCGACTGGCTGGCGGCCTGGCCGCTCACCGATGCCGCGCCGCCAAAGTAG
- a CDS encoding autotransporter outer membrane beta-barrel domain-containing protein: MKTFAPRIAFLRRLLPAACVCALSLPGPRLPAAEYTFSTGDALPGLANNDILKLSGSSGNVTLSNGTVLGVNEWVVSGTNAEIAASGITIRQEDQVAGQWALWDASGAVNKRPLRFTNATAVTAKTVTLDRLIVANANMNATGGGLYVAGNTATNLLILAGDVIFKDNVSTATGGAVSTQNGSLTFAGAVVFDGNKAGYSVSTGTFDTVNARNGGAIYSGGANASSEFTFQQTALFTSNTAGRSGGAIYGNTGNTLLFMQSATFWKNASLGASGGAIFLNGGVLTFQGDAFFEGNSAGATGNGGGIYTANSTTLSFNGATTVFKNNRAGGAGGGMMAGDIDINSAMLSVTGNTAVSNGGGIRGATRMTLNGAFEFLDNQAGVDGGALAMGALEINNSGTFARNIAARNGGALATMSASADMRIAGAVSFLDNHAGGNGGAIYAGDGRSLTLAATSGDIVFEGNTSGATLTGTDTLATGGTMTVSAAGAANAVYFGGATGTLTLDAAAGRTIRFHDPVSATGTTVLTVTKTGAGTVVFREHVSDIVADTTVEAGVFRLDGGATYGAANNAGSFEVGTGATLSLNGLLRAGSIAFDNGAVLEVLGGGVFALDSAAPISYGTGLGLAGSGTLSTGVALNASLVRPGADGVTGAQILTLTDSVTLASGGIIAMDLFAGTGTDGYGLSDRVMLAGAGAITLAGGNRLDIQSVQSGIFNLGNIGSLYGNIQLTLNGEVLPEVGRQSASLSQSGGDLILHAVSDYSRVVTWTGTGGAPSWDIAGHNWTGSGGVTQFAAGDRVVFDAALPAAARSIELGTGGARVSDMLVSSAADYTFTGSGGITADPDFVVEIGGTTGVSAPGGKLVKTGAGMLTFANTGTNVFKGGIEIAGGAVAFDTTAQLGNGETPISFTGSGTLRANTNSLTLANAVDIADGVTAALYTAGQSGTGTMVIWDGAITGTAGTLVKTGPAGLILRGAVDVGVLEVGGGLLHLSVDGATHVRQAINIRENGVLRVPNAQPLTTGGASFTLTNAGELRIGKAGGLITGDPNPYRKVTLTGNYVGHDTGAIVLGIGPDQTGYLVLNDVLEVTGAVSGTVNIRFEQDAILRYDADWTNVAPLITTDPASVTADVVCAPLELDNGLLRTLVRNSDGTWGWTQSISPTLPLMLGVDAASILIGKASLASLSQRLMVTRTLDASRGLQLWVNGLQQDDEIKLNFYDGSKIDTQGVQVGADWSWNLGGGRLAVGAFYDYAKSDMHQHSVVSITSTSTEANGYGVYGTYKVGRWYVDLLGRGATEDYDINVPGNPTFSTKGDSWAGSIEVGRSFLDRGGYVNWEPQVQLVYQTHSIDDPTDYVGRVYDIDSADSLEGRAGLRLWLEHEWKPGCKIMPWLRVSYLYEFMGDTAIAVADRVYESDLGGSKGIVDLGVTLQVGRSLGVSAKGSYGFGERVKGFGFDLGVSLLW; encoded by the coding sequence ATGAAAACATTTGCCCCCCGTATTGCCTTCCTCCGCCGTTTGCTGCCGGCCGCCTGCGTGTGCGCGCTTTCCCTGCCGGGCCCGCGGCTTCCGGCGGCCGAATATACATTTTCGACGGGCGACGCCTTGCCCGGCCTCGCCAACAATGACATCCTGAAACTCTCCGGCAGCTCCGGCAATGTCACCTTGTCAAACGGCACGGTGCTGGGCGTCAATGAGTGGGTGGTGTCCGGCACGAATGCCGAGATCGCGGCGTCCGGCATCACCATCAGGCAGGAGGATCAGGTCGCCGGCCAGTGGGCGCTTTGGGACGCGAGCGGGGCCGTCAACAAGCGGCCCTTGCGGTTCACCAACGCCACCGCCGTCACGGCCAAGACCGTGACGCTGGACCGCCTGATCGTCGCAAACGCCAACATGAACGCGACCGGCGGCGGCTTGTATGTCGCCGGCAACACCGCGACCAATCTCCTGATCCTCGCCGGGGATGTGATTTTCAAAGACAACGTCTCCACCGCGACCGGCGGCGCCGTCTCGACGCAGAACGGTTCCCTCACGTTCGCCGGCGCCGTGGTTTTCGACGGCAACAAGGCCGGCTACTCGGTCTCGACGGGCACGTTTGACACCGTCAACGCCAGAAACGGCGGGGCGATTTACTCCGGCGGCGCGAACGCCAGCTCGGAGTTTACCTTCCAGCAAACCGCCCTGTTCACCAGCAATACTGCCGGGCGCTCCGGCGGGGCCATTTATGGCAACACGGGCAACACCCTGCTTTTCATGCAAAGCGCGACCTTTTGGAAAAACGCCAGCCTGGGCGCCTCCGGCGGGGCGATCTTTCTCAATGGCGGCGTGCTGACCTTCCAAGGCGACGCCTTTTTTGAGGGCAACAGCGCCGGCGCCACCGGCAACGGCGGCGGCATCTACACCGCCAACAGCACGACCCTGTCCTTCAACGGCGCGACGACGGTTTTTAAAAACAACCGCGCCGGCGGCGCCGGCGGCGGCATGATGGCGGGCGACATCGACATCAACAGCGCCATGCTGTCCGTGACGGGCAACACCGCCGTGAGCAACGGCGGCGGCATTCGCGGCGCCACGCGGATGACCCTGAACGGGGCGTTTGAGTTTCTTGACAACCAAGCCGGAGTGGACGGCGGCGCGCTCGCGATGGGCGCCCTGGAGATAAACAACAGCGGCACCTTCGCGCGCAACATCGCGGCCCGCAACGGCGGCGCGCTCGCGACCATGAGCGCCTCCGCCGACATGCGCATCGCCGGCGCGGTTTCGTTTTTGGACAACCACGCGGGCGGCAACGGCGGTGCCATTTACGCCGGCGACGGACGCTCGCTCACGCTTGCGGCCACCAGCGGCGACATCGTGTTCGAGGGCAACACCAGCGGCGCGACCCTCACCGGCACCGACACGCTCGCCACCGGCGGCACCATGACGGTGAGCGCGGCGGGCGCGGCCAACGCGGTGTATTTCGGCGGCGCCACCGGCACGCTGACCCTGGATGCCGCGGCCGGGCGGACGATCCGCTTCCACGATCCCGTTTCGGCCACCGGCACCACCGTGCTCACCGTGACCAAGACCGGCGCGGGCACGGTGGTGTTTCGCGAGCACGTGTCGGACATCGTCGCCGACACCACGGTGGAGGCGGGAGTGTTCCGGCTGGACGGTGGCGCGACCTACGGGGCCGCGAACAACGCGGGCTCGTTCGAGGTGGGGACGGGCGCCACGCTGTCCCTCAACGGCCTGCTCCGCGCGGGCAGCATCGCCTTTGACAACGGCGCGGTGCTTGAAGTGCTCGGCGGCGGCGTTTTCGCCTTGGACTCCGCCGCGCCGATCAGCTACGGCACCGGCCTCGGGCTCGCTGGCTCGGGCACGCTGTCCACCGGCGTCGCGCTGAACGCCTCGCTGGTCCGCCCCGGCGCGGACGGCGTCACCGGGGCGCAAATCCTGACGCTGACCGACAGCGTCACGCTCGCCAGCGGCGGCATCATCGCGATGGATCTCTTCGCCGGCACGGGCACGGACGGCTACGGGCTGAGCGACCGCGTCATGCTCGCGGGCGCCGGCGCGATCACCCTCGCGGGCGGCAACCGCCTCGACATCCAGTCCGTGCAAAGCGGCATCTTCAATCTCGGCAACATCGGCTCGCTGTATGGAAACATCCAGCTCACCCTCAACGGCGAGGTGCTGCCCGAGGTGGGCCGCCAGTCGGCCTCGCTTTCGCAAAGCGGGGGCGACCTCATCCTCCACGCCGTTTCCGATTACTCGCGCGTGGTCACGTGGACGGGCACCGGCGGCGCGCCCTCGTGGGACATCGCCGGCCATAACTGGACCGGCTCCGGCGGCGTCACCCAGTTTGCCGCCGGCGACCGCGTGGTGTTCGACGCCGCGCTTCCCGCCGCCGCCCGCTCCATCGAGCTCGGCACGGGCGGCGCCCGTGTCTCCGACATGCTGGTCTCCAGCGCCGCCGATTACACCTTCACCGGCTCCGGCGGCATCACGGCCGATCCCGATTTTGTCGTGGAAATCGGCGGCACCACGGGCGTGTCCGCGCCCGGGGGCAAACTCGTGAAAACCGGCGCGGGCATGCTCACTTTTGCCAACACCGGGACGAATGTCTTCAAGGGCGGCATCGAGATCGCCGGCGGCGCGGTCGCGTTCGACACCACCGCGCAGTTGGGGAACGGGGAGACGCCCATATCCTTCACCGGCAGCGGCACGCTGCGCGCCAACACCAACTCCCTCACGCTGGCGAACGCCGTCGATATCGCCGACGGCGTGACGGCCGCCCTTTATACGGCTGGGCAGTCCGGCACGGGGACGATGGTGATCTGGGACGGGGCGATCACCGGCACCGCGGGCACGCTGGTTAAGACCGGCCCTGCGGGCCTCATATTGCGGGGTGCCGTGGATGTCGGCGTGCTGGAAGTCGGCGGCGGCCTTCTTCACCTCTCCGTGGACGGAGCCACGCATGTCCGCCAAGCCATCAACATCAGGGAAAACGGCGTGTTGCGCGTGCCCAACGCCCAGCCGCTGACCACGGGCGGAGCATCGTTCACACTGACCAATGCCGGCGAGCTTCGTATCGGAAAGGCCGGCGGACTCATTACCGGCGACCCCAATCCATATCGAAAAGTCACCCTCACGGGCAACTATGTCGGGCATGACACGGGCGCCATCGTGCTTGGCATCGGCCCCGACCAAACCGGCTACCTCGTGCTAAACGACGTCCTCGAAGTCACCGGCGCCGTCAGCGGCACGGTCAACATCCGGTTCGAGCAGGACGCGATTCTCCGCTACGATGCCGACTGGACCAACGTGGCCCCGCTCATCACCACCGATCCCGCGTCCGTCACCGCCGACGTGGTCTGCGCGCCGCTGGAGCTGGACAACGGCCTCCTCCGCACCTTGGTGCGCAATTCCGACGGCACCTGGGGCTGGACGCAGTCGATTTCGCCCACCCTTCCGCTCATGCTCGGCGTGGACGCCGCCTCGATCCTGATCGGCAAGGCCTCCCTGGCCTCGCTCAGCCAGCGCCTGATGGTGACGCGGACGCTCGACGCGTCGCGCGGATTGCAGCTCTGGGTGAACGGCCTGCAACAGGACGACGAGATCAAGCTGAATTTCTACGACGGCAGCAAAATCGACACGCAGGGCGTGCAAGTCGGCGCCGACTGGAGCTGGAATCTCGGCGGAGGCCGCCTCGCCGTTGGCGCGTTTTATGATTATGCCAAGTCCGACATGCACCAGCACAGCGTGGTCTCGATCACCAGCACGAGCACCGAGGCCAATGGCTACGGCGTTTATGGAACCTACAAGGTGGGCCGCTGGTATGTAGACCTGCTGGGGCGCGGCGCGACGGAGGATTATGACATCAACGTGCCGGGCAACCCTACCTTCAGCACAAAGGGCGACAGTTGGGCCGGCTCGATCGAGGTGGGCCGTTCGTTTCTGGACCGGGGCGGTTACGTGAACTGGGAGCCGCAGGTCCAGCTCGTTTATCAAACGCACAGCATCGACGACCCCACCGATTACGTCGGCCGCGTGTATGATATTGACAGCGCCGATTCGCTGGAGGGGCGCGCCGGCCTCCGCCTGTGGCTCGAGCATGAGTGGAAGCCGGGTTGCAAGATCATGCCCTGGCTCCGGGTGAGCTATCTTTATGAATTCATGGGCGACACCGCGATCGCGGTCGCCGACAGGGTCTATGAAAGCGACCTCGGCGGCAGCAAAGGCATCGTGGACCTCGGCGTCACCCTGCAAGTCGGGCGTTCGCTTGGTGTGAGCGCCAAGGGTTCGTATGGATTTGGCGAGCGCGTCAAAGGCTTCGGCTTCGACCTCGGCGTGAGCCTGCTTTGGTAA